The genomic DNA GGGGTGACGATGACCGGACGCGATGGCTCCAAATGCCGGACTTTCCAATCACGAATAACTTGTTCAAGAGGCATGGTGACAATCCTCGGCGCTGGCTGTTGCAGCCGCCGCGCTCCTAAAGTGGAATCTCACAACCTCGCCTACGGCCACAAACCGGCCAGCCCAGCTTCTAGGCACATGCCAGCGAGGAGGCGTCGTATGCCAGATGCTATGTGAGAAATATCACTTTTGGCAATGCTCACCACTTAGAAATGCTCACCGCTTAGAATTTTTACTGCTCGGATGCTTTTCAAGACCGTCCTCACTATGCCCGTGCCGACAGAGCCCGGTCAGGCTCGGCGGCCGGTTGGGGCACAAGCCCCAGCACATCCCCCAGCATCGTCGTATTGAGATGCGCGGCCAACGAGGCCGCTTCATCGGCATCGAGGTCTTTCAAAAGCGGCACTTCAAGGTCGCCCTGGCGAATACCCAAAACACCCCACGCGCCGAAAAAGCGGGCTGCAGCCGCATCGTGCGGTGTGCCAAGAACCACCAAGCGGTCGCCAGCTCGCTCGATCACCAGTTCAGGCAGGCCGGCAATCGCGCCCATGGCCTGGCGAAAGAACAACCAGGTCGTGTAAAGCCCCGCGCTACCGGCGATGAGACACGCCACCCCGGCCAAGGAGAAGCCCTGCCCCAGACCGGCCGCGGCCGCCATCGTCGTGACGAATGACACAACCGCAAAGCCGACGGCCAGTAAGGATTTCAGCACGTCGGACAACTCACCATTCCGGGTCAACCAAAGCTTGCGCTCGGTGAAAACAATGCCCCGACCATTCGATAACAAGTATGATTCCCGCTTCATTGCCTTACTCCTTGATTGCCTTACTCCTTGGACTTAGGGTCGGCTCGTAGGATAGCCACTTTCGACGCTATTAGTTGTGCGCGCCAGCACATCCAAAAGTCAACGGCTTTCAACGATGGGCTCCCGTACCAACCTACCCCGCGCTAGCGCATGGTCAGCGCCAGGTGGTCAATGTAGGCCCGCGGGCCGGTCGTCAGACCGCGTGGGCGACGGAGGTTCTGAAGGCAGGTTTCCAGCGCCCGCCGGACAACGGCGAGGTCCATCTCGCGCTCAGTATTCTCGCGGTGGATTTGCTTGCACAACGCGATCCCCTCATCGAGCGCCTGCAACACAAACGCCACCGTGAGCGAAGCGTGGTCGAGCGGTATCTCAGTCGCCGCCGCCGTCGCCGACAGCGCCTCGTTCAGAGCTTCCTGGACGTCCTCATCCAGGATGGTTGGGTTGGGAACGGTCGCATCGGCAAGGTGGCGCTCGATGGAAAAGATCGTGCCACGCACCAAGTCTTGCGTCATGGCCAACCCGATGGCATCTTCCAGCCCCTCGCTGGCGATGGCGCGCACTGGGGTATCCCAGCCGGCCGGACGCAGCGTGAGCCGGTCAGATTCCAGGATGGCCGTCCGGTAGCGAACGTGCTGGGGCAGCGCGTACCGCGGATGACGTGCGCCGAGCTGCTTTTTCTGCGCCCGGTCGGAGATATAGTAGGCGTCAATCCCGCCCAGCGCGTTTTTCTTGATTTGCTCGGTGTAGATGCTCGGCAGCGGATCATCCAGAACCGGGCAAAAGAATACGCCCGGGAGCAGCGATACCGTCGGCAGATCATCAAACCGCTTCAGGAAATCCGCAAAGTTGTCGGGGGGCGGCTTTTCGATGTAGTCATTGATACGCTTGCCGAACGCAATGACCCGCGCGCACTGGAGCTTGTCGGCCGGAAGCCAGCGGAAGGGCGTGTCGGACATCAACTGGTTGAGCTGCTCGACGGTCAACCGGTCGAAGAAGACTTTGATGATGCCATCGCGTAGTTCGTCAATGCACAGCAGGGCGACATCCTGGTGGTTCTCGTCAAGCGGCAGGACATGAAGTAGAAAGCGCAGTCCAAGGTAACGTCCCCAGACCGAGCGGGCGGTGGAAGCATCGGGCGCAGGGGTGAGCACCGGCCGCTCACTGACGACCTGGCGCTGTTGCGCCCGGAGTTTTTGAGCTTTTGTTTTTTTAGGCATAGGGCATGTCAAAGCGACGCGGACGCCGTCCGCGAACCATCCAGCCGGACTTGCCGAACCAGAGCCGAACCAAATCAGCCAGGGGGCCCGAACGCTGTCGGTATGGTCAGACCATCGGCGGGGGCGTCGGGCGATTGAGAACGGCTATCGTGAGCCGGCTGACACAGACGAGCCGTCCATCATCGTCACGGATTTTGATGTCCCAGACGTGCGTACTCGAACCAATATGCAGTGCCGTCACCGTCCCGTGAACGTAGCCGTCCCGCGCGGCGCGAATGTGGTTCGCGTTGATTTCCAGCCCAACGATCATTCGCTCTGGTGAGACAAGGTGGGAAGCCACGCTGCCGAGTGTTTCCGCCAGGGCGACCGAGGCCCCGCCGTGAAGCAGGCCGAAGGGTTGTTTCGTTCGCTCATCAACCGGCATGCGCGCCCGCAGAAACGTCGGCGACGCTTCCGTAAACTCGATTCCTAGGTGGGCTGCCAGTCCGGTGCGCGCCGAGGACAGATTGGCGGGGGCAGCGTCGGAAGGAAAGACGGCCAATGATTGTTCATTCATAGACATTGCTTGTGATTCAACGTTCAGGCGAGTCACAGCCGGCGCGAAAGCGCCAGTTGCCGTGACTCACGAACGCAGGAGATTGAGCGTGGCTCCAGGGAGGCTACCGATGTGGGGAGCTATCGGTTACGCCCGTACTGTTCATGGCTCGATACCCAGTCATGCGAGCTAATGGCCGAAGCGAGCGAGAGTTCACCGGCCAGGACGACCGCCGCCACGATTTCAGCGAGCTTGTTGACATTACCCGGCCCATCGCAGCCAAGCAACTTCAGGCATTCTTTCTGAGTCGGCAGCCCGGTGCCGCCCCCATAGGTCGCCACGATGAGCGATGGAATCGTCATCGAAAGATAGAGCGCGTCTTCCGGGGTACGCTCGCAGTAGAGAATCCCGGCCGACGACTCGGACACATTGGCCACGTCCTGTCCGGTCGCAATGAACATCGCCGTCACGCCATTGGCCGAATGTGCGCCGTTGTTGTTGACGCCCGACATGAAGCCACCGATGGACTGCACCTGGAAGTGGTAGTGCAGCGACTCCGGCGAGGTGCGCATCACCTGCCGGAGCAAGTCACCGGGAATGGTGGCTTCGGCCGTGACGCGCTTGCCGCGGGTCATGATGCTGTTGATTTGTGACGCTTTTTTGTCAGTGGCAAAGTTCGACTCCAAAAACCAGCGGACGACTTTCCCCTGGTTTTGCACAATCCACTGGCAGGCGGCGTAGGTTGCCCGTCCCACCATGTTCTGGCCGGCGGCATCGCCGGTTGAGTAGTTGAAGCGCGTGTAGAGAAACTTGTTCGACTGGTAGAACTCGATATTGAGCAGCTTGCCAATTCGGGTGGTGGACTCGGCGGCCGCTTTGACTTGGTCAAAGTTTTCTCGCAACCAGTCAGCGAAGTCACGGGCGTCGCGGGCATTTTGGAAAATGAACACTGGGGCGCGTTGCATTTGGTCGGCAGAGACCGTGCAGAGCACCCCGCCCGCCATTGTGAGCGCCTTCATGCCCCGATTGTAGCTCGCCACGAGCGTGCCTTCCGAAGTCGCCATGGGCACCAGAAACTCCCCTTGGGCGTGTTCCCCGTGGATGAGAATCGGCCCGGCCAACCCAATTGGAACCTGCGCGACACCGATGAAGCTTTCTATGTTGCCCCGGCACACATGTGGGTCAAACGAATAGCGGTTGATGTGTTGGAGCGGCTCACCAGTCCGCTGCTGCACCAGTTCCTGCCGCTGACGAATGATGTCATCAGCATAGTCATCTTCTTTACTGTACGGGACACGCACAGAAGCCATACTTTGTTCTCCTTCGGAAAGAATGCGAGGTACGGGAGCGCATAGTGAACAGCGCGCGTTATACATCACAGCCGTTGCGCGTCAACCCCGATTCATCGGTGGGTTGGGGACGCTTATGGGAAACACCTAACTTTTCCACGTTGCCAGACGTTTGACAAACCCAAGCTGGCTTGCCAGCATCTCTACACAGCGTGCCAATCGTAGCATTAGCGCGGTTTTGCAAATTAACGGAGGGCTGGATTGACGCCCCCCAGTACAGGTTGCGCTCGGCGCTAGCCGACTCACCAGAGAACCCATCTTGAACCACTTTGAGGAGAGCTTGTTTGCCATGAAAACCGTTTCGATTGTTGTCTTGAGCCTCGCGTTCACCGCAGGTCCGCTTGGTTCGGTCGCTGTCGCCCATGTGGGCGGAGCGATTCAGGGACAAGACAACGCTGCCAAGCAGCGCAAGGAATACGACGACTACAAAAAAATTGAGTCTGAGCAGGATCCGGCAAAGAAACTTGAACTGGCGCGCGCGTTCTTTGAGTCTGAACCGACACCAACCTATGTCAAGTATGTGCAAGGTCAAGTCAATGCGGCTCGCTATGCGCTATTTACCCGCTACAAGGAAGCCGGCGACCTGGCCAACGCGGTCAAGATTGCCGATGAGTACGTGGCTTCCGTCCCGGAGACTGATCTTTTCTTTGCGTTCCAACTGACGACGCTTGCCGAAGGCAAAGCCTTGAAGCAGGGGGTTTCGCCGACGGCGGCTCCCGCGTGGGACGAAGCTGCCAAGTACGCAGCCAAAGCCCTCAGGCTGGTCGTCGAGGAAAACAAGTCTGAAGCCATGCTCTACGACGCCAAAACAACGACGTGGGACAAAGTCAAGCCCGGCTTCATTGCCTATTTCCACCGTCTCCAGGCCCTGGCTCACTTCACCGCCAAACGCAATAACGAAGCTGAAAAGTCGCTTCTGGCTTCTATCGAAGCAAAGTGCGACGCTTATCCCGACGTCTATTTCCTGCTCGGGCAAATCCACAACGCGCGGTACGATGAAAAAGCCGGTGTGTTCAACAAGCTCTCGGCCGAAGCCCAAGGTGAAGAAAAGGGTCAAAAGCTGCTTCAGGAAGCTAAGGACGAAGCCAAAAAGGCATCGGAATTTTTTGCGCGTGGCATCCTTATTGCCGAAGCCTCTCCCAACAAGGATGCGTACAAAGCGGTTGTCGCCAACGCCCGCAAAGAGCTTGAAGAGGCTTATGAAATCTGGAACGACGGCAAGCAAGATGGGTTGGCTGAATACTTGGCAAGCTTCAAATCAAGCTGCCAGCCATAGCCCCCTGAGGGCCGGTCGCGCGGGTGACGCCCGGCTGGCGACCGGCCGTGGGTTTGCCATTACAGGCATCAACGCTCATGGCTAAACGTAGCGGTCAAGCCCTCGAAGTTCAGATGGCCCAGCTTGAGGAAGCGCTGGGCCATTCGTTCGTTCGACGCAACCTACTCGTCGAGGCCGTTACCCACCGTTCCTATGCTACCGAGCATCCCCCTAGCCCACATAACGAACGCCTGGAGTTTCTAGGGGATGCGGTTTTAGGTTTTATTATCTGCGCCTGGCTCGTTGAGCGGTTTCCCACGGCTACGGAGGGGGAATTGGCCAAGGCCAAGGGTCACTTGGTTGCTTCAACGCAACTGGCGCAGGCCGCGACGCGCATTGGTTTAGGCAATGCCCTCCGACTTGGGCGCAACGAGGAACAGCAGGGCGGCCGGCGCAAGCAAACCCTGCTTGAAAACGCCTTCGAGGCCGTCATCGCGGCCATCTATCTCGATGGCGGCATTGCCGCCGCCGCCGCCGTCGTGCGGCGCATCTTTGCCGACGAGGTAGCCACGCTCGACTTCGCGCGCATTGCCGCC from Chloracidobacterium validum includes the following:
- a CDS encoding hotdog fold thioesterase, giving the protein MNEQSLAVFPSDAAPANLSSARTGLAAHLGIEFTEASPTFLRARMPVDERTKQPFGLLHGGASVALAETLGSVASHLVSPERMIVGLEINANHIRAARDGYVHGTVTALHIGSSTHVWDIKIRDDDGRLVCVSRLTIAVLNRPTPPPMV
- a CDS encoding hydroxymethylglutaryl-CoA reductase: MASVRVPYSKEDDYADDIIRQRQELVQQRTGEPLQHINRYSFDPHVCRGNIESFIGVAQVPIGLAGPILIHGEHAQGEFLVPMATSEGTLVASYNRGMKALTMAGGVLCTVSADQMQRAPVFIFQNARDARDFADWLRENFDQVKAAAESTTRIGKLLNIEFYQSNKFLYTRFNYSTGDAAGQNMVGRATYAACQWIVQNQGKVVRWFLESNFATDKKASQINSIMTRGKRVTAEATIPGDLLRQVMRTSPESLHYHFQVQSIGGFMSGVNNNGAHSANGVTAMFIATGQDVANVSESSAGILYCERTPEDALYLSMTIPSLIVATYGGGTGLPTQKECLKLLGCDGPGNVNKLAEIVAAVVLAGELSLASAISSHDWVSSHEQYGRNR
- the rnc gene encoding ribonuclease III, which translates into the protein MAKRSGQALEVQMAQLEEALGHSFVRRNLLVEAVTHRSYATEHPPSPHNERLEFLGDAVLGFIICAWLVERFPTATEGELAKAKGHLVASTQLAQAATRIGLGNALRLGRNEEQQGGRRKQTLLENAFEAVIAAIYLDGGIAAAAAVVRRIFADEVATLDFARIAALDAKTALQDWLRFQRRPLPCYATVAVEGQSHRPTFHVTVSVEGRLLGEGHGSSRKAAEQAAAALALQQLKAEVEQHGGH